One segment of Alnus glutinosa chromosome 2, dhAlnGlut1.1, whole genome shotgun sequence DNA contains the following:
- the LOC133860398 gene encoding uncharacterized protein LOC133860398, whose protein sequence is MKASKALGFGGFSAGFFHKVWPVVGDGVIAAVLEFFSSGILFKEVNAKTITLVPKKKNPAVMGDYRPISCCNMVYKTIIKILANQLILGLEDIVSNNEGAFISKRSIAENILLAQELVHDYHKSKWAARCALKFVYWVRACITSPLFSVALNGSLVGFIQGRKGLRQGDPISPYLFVLAMEVISMLLAELALDKEKFRFQPKCSKLKLIHLCFADDLLIFAEADMGSILVDDKAAFLDMLHMPEGSLPVSLQIYWSKVFILPKKVIWLLEQKFNWFLWSGNDTKAKAKVSWDKSLFAHAGSVWVAWVESNWPKGRSFWQIPVPKSCSWNWKKLLHLREAAKKLLSFKVGMSHKISLWFDAWHLAGRLIDTYGFRAVHDFGLSPNACVSTVLHEGSCHWPLARSDDLVAIQARPPDVKVGEVDVAVWKSKSGVYSCGETWHFLRLKFPVVPWWKVVWHSKAIPRHAFVLWLVFRQAIATEKMWLGIYGAHLILKGKGLHTTLCKLGLAATVYHIWRLRNELCFGNSPLTEEALVARIKWDVRTKVLSLKFKRSPLDRQLSALWLL, encoded by the exons ATGAAAGCCAGCAAAGCCCTTGGGTTTGGTGGCTTCTCAGCGGGGTTTTTTCATAAGGTATGGCCGGTGGTAGGAGATGGTGTGATAGCAGCAGTGCTGGAATTCTTCTCTTCGGGTATTCTTTTTAAGGAAGTTAATGCTAAAACCATCACTTTGGTTCCTAAGAAGAAGAACCCGGCTGTCATGGGGGATTACCGCCCCATTTCTTGTTGTAATATGGTTTATAAAACCATTATCAAGATTTTGGCTAATCAGTTAATTCTAGGCCTTGAGGATATTGTTAGCAATAACGAAGGTGCCTTTATCTCCAAGAGGAGCATTGCAGAAAATATTCTGCTTGCTCAGGAGTTAGTTCATGACTACCATAAAAGTAAATGGGCTGCTAGATGTGCCTTGAAG TTTGTGTATTGGGTCAGGGCCTGTATCACTTCCCCTCTTTTTTCGGTGGCTCTTAATGGGTCTCTTGTGGGGTTTATTCAAGGGAGAAAAGGCCTAAGGCAGGGTGATCCGATTTCACCATACCTTTTTGTATTGGCTATGGAGGTCATTTCTATGCTTTTGGCTGAGCTAGCTCTGGATAAGGAGAAGTTTCGGTTTCAACCTAAGTGTAGCAAGCTCAAACTTATTCATCTttgctttgcagatgatctccTTATCTTTGCTGAAGCTGACATGGGTTCTATTCTTGTT GATGACAAAGCTGCCTTTCTGGACATGCTGCATATGCCTGAAGGTTCCTTGCCTGTAAG CCTTCAGATTTATTGGTCTAAGGTGTTCATTCTTCCTAAGAAGGTGATCTGGTTGCTTGAACAGAAGTTCAACTGGTTTCTTTGGAGTGGGAATGATACCAAAGCTAAGGCTAAGGTGTCATGGGATAAA AGTTTGTTTGCCCATGCCGGATCAGTTTGGGTTGCATGGGTTGAGTCGAATTGGCCTAAAGGTAGAAGTTTTTGGCAAATTCCAGTTCCTAAGAGTTGCTCTTGGAACTGGAAAAAACTTTTGCATCTTAGAGAAGCTGCCAAGAAGTTGTTGAGTTTCAAAGTAGGAATGAGCCATAAAATTTCTCTTTGGTTTGATGCTTGGCACCTGGCTGGAAGACTGATTGACACTTATGGTTTTCGGGCTGTCCATGATTTTGGACTTAGTCCGAATGCTTGTGTCTCCACTGTTCTACATGAAGGTTCCTGTCATTGGCCCCTTGCTAGATCAGATGATTTGGTGGCTATTCAGGCTAGACCACCAGATGTTAAAGTTGGAGAAGTGGATGTTGCTGTTTGGAAGTCCAAGAGTGGTGTTTACTCTTGTGGAGAAACTTGGCATTTCCTTAGACTTAAGTTTCCCGTGGTCCCTTGGTGGAAGGTAGTATGGCATTCCAAGGCTATTCCCCGCCATGCTTTCGTTTTGTGGCTAGTTTTTAGACAGGCCATTGCAACTGAGAAAATGTGGCTAGGGATTTATGGGGCACACCTTAT TCTTAAGGGTAAGGGGCTGCATACCACTCTTTGCAAGCTTGGTTTGGCTGCAACTGTTTACCACATTTGGAGGTTGAGAAATGAGCTGTGTTTTGGCAATTCCCCCTTGACAGAGGAAGCCCTGGTTGCTCGGATAAAATGGGATGTTAGAACAAAGGTGTTGTCCCTAAAATTCAAGAGATCTCCTCTTGATAGGCAGCTTTCGGCTTTATGGTTGTTGTAG